The Halobellus sp. MBLA0158 genome has a window encoding:
- the lipA gene encoding lipoyl synthase: MSGTGRRKPDWLKMRPPSGRRFTDIKETLRDRDLHTVCEEANCPNMGECWSGRNGPGTATFMLMGDRCSRGCNFCDVETGGMEALDPDEPANVADAVAEIGLDYVVLTSVDRDDLPDQGAGHFAETIREIKDRDPGILVEVLIPDFQGEPRLVRKIVDAGPDVIAHNVETVERLQWPVRDRRAGYEQSLSVLEQVSEESDVYTKTSLMLGLGEYDHEIYQTLSDLREADVDIVTLGQYLQPSRSHLDVFEYVHPDAFETWRRVAEEELGFLYCASGPMVRSSYKAGELFVDAVLRDGESVEAARQRARTAGD, from the coding sequence ATGAGCGGCACGGGCAGGCGGAAGCCGGACTGGCTGAAGATGCGACCGCCGTCGGGGCGTCGGTTCACCGACATCAAGGAGACGCTCCGGGACCGGGACCTCCACACGGTCTGCGAGGAGGCGAACTGCCCGAATATGGGCGAGTGCTGGAGCGGCCGCAACGGCCCCGGCACGGCGACGTTCATGCTGATGGGCGACCGCTGCTCGCGCGGCTGTAACTTCTGCGACGTCGAAACGGGAGGGATGGAGGCGCTCGACCCCGACGAGCCCGCGAACGTCGCCGACGCCGTCGCCGAGATCGGTCTGGACTACGTCGTGCTCACCTCCGTCGACCGCGACGACCTGCCCGACCAGGGCGCGGGGCACTTCGCCGAGACCATCCGCGAGATCAAGGACCGGGATCCCGGCATCCTCGTCGAGGTGCTCATCCCCGACTTCCAGGGCGAGCCCCGATTGGTACGGAAGATCGTCGACGCCGGCCCCGACGTGATCGCGCACAACGTCGAGACCGTAGAGCGCCTCCAGTGGCCCGTCCGGGACCGCCGCGCGGGCTACGAGCAGTCGCTGTCGGTGCTCGAACAGGTGTCCGAGGAATCGGACGTCTACACCAAGACGAGCCTGATGCTCGGCCTCGGCGAGTACGACCACGAGATCTACCAGACGCTCTCGGACCTCCGAGAGGCGGACGTCGACATCGTGACCCTCGGCCAGTACCTCCAGCCCTCGCGGTCGCACCTGGACGTCTTCGAGTACGTCCACCCCGACGCCTTCGAGACGTGGCGGCGGGTCGCCGAGGAGGAACTCGGCTTCCTCTACTGCGCGTCGGGCCCGATGGTGCGCTCGTCGTACAAGGCGGGCGAGCTGTTCGTCGACGCCGTCCTGCGCGACGGCGAGAGCGTCGAGGCCGCGCGCCAGCGGGCGCGGACGGCGGGCGACTGA
- a CDS encoding EamA family transporter, with the protein MISTGIALALGALLLFGGWAVTAGFATRSVSAVNAVFLSYVASIAIAGVYVLWAKRPITGTRTDVAFALASGAFLAAGSISFYAALTRGNMAIISAIAALYFVVPVVVGVLYLDVALSAANLAGLALAVVAVVLIAL; encoded by the coding sequence ATGATCTCGACCGGCATCGCGCTGGCGCTGGGGGCGCTGCTCCTTTTCGGCGGGTGGGCGGTGACCGCCGGCTTCGCGACGCGGTCGGTGTCGGCGGTCAACGCCGTCTTCCTGTCGTACGTGGCGAGCATCGCCATCGCCGGGGTCTACGTGCTCTGGGCCAAGCGGCCGATCACCGGCACGCGCACGGACGTCGCGTTCGCGCTGGCGTCGGGCGCGTTTCTCGCCGCGGGCAGCATCAGTTTCTACGCCGCGCTCACGCGAGGAAATATGGCGATCATCTCGGCGATTGCCGCGCTGTACTTCGTCGTCCCCGTGGTCGTCGGCGTCCTGTATCTGGACGTCGCGCTCAGCGCCGCGAACCTGGCCGGCCTGGCGCTCGCCGTCGTCGCGGTCGTGTTGATCGCGCTGTGA
- a CDS encoding PAS domain S-box protein, with product MSPVSETHALSVRPYVDGEYTATRDELESVLETLAARTELAIGELADAAAFGADSPSRKDAGAIVFAADAVPERIDRPTVWVSADAAAAARALDAGAVDALTWTPGDDPALLAAKAERAFGSVGGSGAGTDPDRAVGTDSGPVRALERIDDGIIEVDGDDAVTYLNSAAAGFLDVDGADAVGASLWDVLTPASAEQIRGELREARETGEVTRVEVTTPDDRWFEVTIYPDDDGAAAYVREITAKRRGATDQTLYEYLVKTVGDAVYILDEEGRFIFVNDALCEITGYDREELLGSSVHLIKDDRTVEEAEDALRELLRGTDDSAEREISIAKLDVELITKDGERIPCTDRMTLRPLEDGSFSGTVGTLRDISRQRRRQRILNNLLEATQDMVAAETTTAVAERVVDVAANTIETDGAVVREHDAATDELVPIAASDGVAGTLGERPRYDADEGHVGTAFTEGRTVTAADEDHLPDTPIDASMYLPIGDSRVLSVGHRDEDGFSEDERRFLELLTATAESVFERVERDQERRRYEALVETVDDMLFTIDDEGAFTLVTESLAETLGTTRSRLVGTNIADVLDDDAVAERLVSLSGDSDAVETGLETRDGGVVPARISATPIAQPSGDGVVGTVQNIRELRLAQEEASRQHTRFSELFGSLTDPLVDLSFGGEEAEIHAANEPFVDLTDGTDDDLEGVPLADAGEVLPAEIRDALEDVSERETGIEREVRARTDGGVNAYLLRSVPYRSGDVERAFVVLTDVTEVKRQGTHLQVLHRLLRHNLRNRTNVIQGRADLIKSEADDDRLVDHATEIASACRSLVDTSETAQAIQRVLRNSDAESDRLSPEETESRLRRLVATTVGSDAVDVRVAVDVAARVRYDELVESALRELVENAIEYGTPEPDSVVEVAVTDTDEGTIRFAVTDDGPGIPETEWSVVAENREITQLQHASGLGLWLVKWVADARGGDLRLIAADGSGTTVAMDLPA from the coding sequence ATGTCTCCCGTCTCGGAAACGCACGCTCTGTCCGTCCGTCCGTACGTGGACGGCGAGTACACCGCCACACGAGACGAACTCGAATCCGTGCTGGAAACGCTCGCGGCCAGGACCGAACTCGCCATCGGCGAACTCGCCGACGCCGCGGCGTTCGGCGCCGACTCGCCCTCTCGGAAAGATGCCGGAGCCATCGTGTTCGCCGCCGACGCCGTCCCGGAGCGCATCGATCGCCCGACGGTCTGGGTGTCGGCCGACGCCGCGGCGGCCGCGCGGGCGCTCGACGCCGGCGCGGTCGACGCCCTGACCTGGACGCCGGGAGACGACCCCGCGCTCCTCGCGGCGAAGGCCGAACGCGCGTTCGGAAGCGTCGGTGGGAGCGGCGCGGGCACCGATCCGGACCGAGCCGTGGGCACCGACAGCGGCCCGGTCCGGGCGTTAGAGCGTATCGACGACGGGATCATCGAGGTGGACGGCGACGACGCCGTGACCTACCTCAACAGCGCGGCGGCGGGGTTCCTCGACGTCGACGGCGCCGACGCCGTCGGGGCGTCGCTGTGGGACGTCCTCACGCCCGCGTCGGCCGAACAGATCAGAGGCGAACTCCGAGAGGCCCGAGAGACGGGCGAGGTGACGCGAGTGGAGGTCACGACGCCCGACGACCGGTGGTTCGAGGTCACGATCTACCCGGACGACGACGGGGCGGCGGCCTACGTCCGCGAGATCACCGCAAAGCGGCGGGGCGCGACGGATCAGACGCTGTACGAGTACCTGGTGAAGACCGTCGGCGACGCCGTCTACATCCTCGACGAGGAGGGGCGGTTCATCTTCGTCAACGACGCGCTCTGCGAGATCACCGGCTACGACCGCGAGGAGCTCCTGGGCTCGTCGGTCCACCTGATCAAGGACGACCGGACCGTCGAGGAGGCCGAAGACGCCCTCAGGGAACTGCTGCGGGGGACCGACGATTCGGCGGAGCGGGAGATCTCGATCGCCAAGCTCGACGTCGAACTGATCACGAAAGACGGCGAGCGGATCCCGTGTACCGACCGGATGACGCTGCGGCCGCTGGAGGACGGCTCCTTCTCCGGGACCGTGGGCACCCTCCGGGACATCAGCCGCCAGCGTCGGCGCCAGCGGATCCTGAACAATCTGCTGGAGGCCACCCAGGACATGGTCGCCGCCGAGACGACCACGGCGGTCGCAGAGCGGGTCGTCGACGTCGCGGCCAACACCATCGAGACCGACGGCGCGGTCGTCCGCGAACACGACGCGGCGACCGACGAGCTCGTCCCGATCGCGGCGTCCGACGGCGTCGCCGGGACGCTGGGCGAGCGGCCGCGCTACGACGCCGACGAGGGCCACGTCGGGACGGCGTTCACGGAGGGGCGAACCGTCACCGCCGCCGACGAGGACCACCTCCCGGACACCCCGATCGACGCGAGCATGTACCTCCCGATCGGCGACTCGCGGGTACTCAGCGTCGGCCACCGGGACGAGGACGGATTCAGCGAGGACGAGCGGCGCTTCCTCGAACTGCTGACCGCGACCGCCGAATCGGTGTTCGAGCGCGTCGAGCGCGACCAGGAGCGGCGGCGGTACGAGGCGCTCGTCGAGACGGTCGACGATATGCTGTTCACCATCGACGACGAGGGCGCGTTCACGCTGGTGACTGAGTCGCTGGCGGAGACGCTCGGGACGACGCGCTCGCGGCTCGTCGGAACGAACATCGCGGACGTCCTCGACGACGACGCGGTCGCCGAGCGGCTGGTCTCGCTTTCGGGTGACTCCGACGCCGTCGAGACGGGCCTGGAGACCCGCGACGGCGGCGTGGTCCCCGCCCGGATCTCGGCGACGCCGATCGCCCAACCCAGCGGGGACGGCGTGGTCGGGACCGTCCAGAACATCCGCGAACTCCGCCTGGCACAGGAGGAGGCGTCCCGTCAGCACACGCGGTTTTCCGAACTGTTCGGCTCGCTGACCGACCCGCTCGTCGATCTGTCGTTCGGGGGCGAGGAGGCGGAGATCCACGCCGCCAACGAGCCGTTCGTCGACCTGACCGACGGGACCGACGACGACCTGGAGGGCGTCCCGCTCGCCGACGCCGGCGAGGTCCTCCCGGCCGAGATCCGGGACGCGCTCGAAGACGTCAGCGAGCGCGAGACCGGGATCGAACGCGAGGTCCGCGCCCGGACCGACGGCGGGGTGAACGCCTACCTGCTCCGGAGCGTCCCCTACAGGAGCGGCGACGTCGAACGGGCGTTCGTCGTGCTGACCGACGTGACGGAGGTCAAGCGGCAGGGCACGCACCTCCAGGTGCTGCATCGGCTCCTCCGGCACAATCTCCGGAACCGGACCAACGTCATCCAGGGCCGGGCGGACCTCATCAAGTCCGAGGCCGACGACGACCGGCTCGTCGATCACGCGACCGAGATCGCAAGCGCCTGCCGGTCGCTCGTCGACACGAGCGAGACGGCCCAGGCCATACAGCGCGTGCTCCGGAACAGCGACGCCGAGAGCGACCGGCTCTCGCCCGAGGAGACCGAATCGCGGCTCCGACGGCTCGTCGCCACGACGGTCGGATCCGACGCGGTCGACGTTCGGGTCGCCGTCGACGTGGCGGCGCGCGTCCGGTACGACGAACTGGTCGAGAGCGCGCTGCGGGAACTGGTCGAAAACGCGATCGAGTACGGGACCCCCGAGCCGGACTCGGTCGTCGAGGTCGCGGTCACCGACACCGACGAGGGAACGATCCGGTTCGCGGTCACCGACGACGGGCCGGGCATCCCCGAGACGGAGTGGTCCGTCGTCGCCGAGAACCGGGAGATCACACAGCTCCAGCACGCCTCGGGGCTGGGGCTGTGGCTCGTCAAGTGGGTCGCGGACGCGCGCGGCGGGGACCTGCGACTGATCGCGGCGGACGGCTCCGGAACGACGGTGGCGATGGACCTGCCGGCCTGA
- a CDS encoding mechanosensitive ion channel family protein: MTPTALQTAARPDSFLSQLLAELGLPTQLANAAASAVVFVVVFLGVYAVSKLAVVPLVAKLLDRRGIEPHVRKPLTLVVYGLLVFVAVGLAFSFAGFGNILVALSTVTAAATLAIGFAMQDVLKNFVAGVFIYTDEPFRTGDWIEWEGNSGYVEDISLRVSRVRTFDNEHLTVPNSQLTDGVIKNYDKNGTLRLKFTFRIGLGDDIDEAMDIIVEEAEARDGILDDPAPSVRLVEINEASFGLQSRIWIEDPGGSDFLGIRGRFVQSVTERFEEAGITIPYPHRTIDGSLDTGSDV, from the coding sequence ATGACGCCGACCGCGCTCCAGACGGCGGCGAGGCCCGATAGCTTTCTCAGCCAACTGCTCGCGGAGCTGGGGCTCCCGACGCAGCTCGCGAACGCAGCCGCCTCGGCGGTCGTCTTCGTCGTGGTGTTCCTGGGGGTCTACGCCGTCAGCAAGCTCGCCGTCGTCCCGCTTGTCGCCAAACTCCTCGACAGGCGAGGGATCGAGCCGCACGTCCGAAAGCCCCTCACGCTCGTGGTCTACGGCCTCCTGGTGTTCGTCGCCGTCGGGCTCGCCTTCTCCTTCGCCGGCTTCGGGAACATCCTGGTGGCGCTCTCGACGGTGACGGCCGCCGCGACGCTGGCGATCGGGTTCGCGATGCAGGACGTGCTGAAGAACTTCGTCGCGGGCGTGTTCATCTACACGGACGAGCCGTTCCGGACGGGCGACTGGATCGAGTGGGAGGGCAACTCCGGCTACGTCGAGGACATCAGCCTGCGGGTGAGCCGGGTCCGGACCTTCGACAACGAGCACCTCACCGTCCCGAACTCACAGCTCACAGACGGCGTGATCAAGAACTACGACAAGAACGGGACGCTCCGCCTGAAGTTCACGTTCCGGATCGGCCTCGGCGACGACATCGACGAGGCGATGGACATCATCGTCGAGGAGGCCGAAGCCCGGGATGGGATCCTCGACGACCCGGCGCCGTCGGTGCGCCTCGTCGAGATCAACGAGGCCTCCTTCGGCCTGCAGAGCCGGATCTGGATCGAAGATCCCGGCGGCTCGGACTTCCTGGGGATCCGCGGGCGGTTCGTCCAGTCGGTCACCGAGCGCTTCGAGGAGGCGGGCATCACGATCCCGTACCCCCACCGGACCATCGACGGGTCGCTGGACACGGGAAGCGACGTATGA